The genomic stretch TTGTTTAATGCACAGAGAGGAGAGATGACTCAGTTTCAGGAGATCCTTGCCAGCCTGTCTGGTGAAGAGGAACACAGCAGGTCCTCTGGGCTTGGGCTGTGACTTTGGAGATGGTTGTTGTGGCTGTGGGAAGCGTTGCCAGTGCCCACTTCTTAAACATGCGTTGCCTGGTTTCAGGGACCGTGCTTGTCTTTAGAGGTATGTGCAACTTGCCATTGTGAGCAAGCTCTGTTCCCCAAACAGGTCCTGTCTCTGTCACTGTTGACTTGCTGGACCTTCCCTAAGTGCCCCTCTTTTCcctggggtcttttccaagtcAGAAGTGCACACAATCGTTGAGTCAAGTGAGGAAGGCAGAACCTCAGACTGtaggagtttttctttttatttaaaaaaaagagaaaaggtcaAGCCTTAGGTCTAGACTCTCAGACTGTGTTCTTGGGGGAAATAGCTGGAAGGTTTGCTGTGGGCTCTGCTGCAACTTGGGGAGCTCCAGAGGAGAGCTTGGACAAGGATGAGAGTGACAGGGCTGGGAGAGGCTGCACAGAGGGTGTTGTGCGCCATGAGGGGCTGCTATGACCTTTGACCAGGCCAGTGTGGTTGGGGTCACATCCCAGGGCCAAGAGGGTGCCCTGTAGTTTTGGAGGTGTGATTTCACCATGACTCTGCTTTCCTCCTTTGCCAGGCGAGTGACATACTGGATCTGACAGAGAGCCATGGCAGGTGAGTTTGTCTGGGCCCTGGCCGAGTGGGGAAGGGCTGTGCCTAGGGCTCATAGAAAAGTGCTATCCTACCTTTCAAGGCCTTCCCAGCTTTCATTGTACTGAGGGTGTTCCCGTGGCTCCTGTCCAGTTGTCTGGATCTCATCTTTCCACTCTCAACTCTTCGGCACCCTTCTGGAGCACAGACTCCCCTGGAGAGGTGCGCCTACCCAGGCTACTCGGAGAGAAGCTAACATGGCCGGCCATGGGGGTTTAGGGAGGGGTGCCTGCCTGGGACCAAGAGGCCTGCCTGACATGAGGACTAAGAAACTCCAACTCTAGGGGCACACTAGGAGCAGATGTCACctcttctttcatcttccaaAGTCTCAGCTCAGGCTTCTGGGGGTGCCAGTCAGCTCAGCTGGAACTGGGGCTTCCCCTTGGGAATAAGAGGATATGGCTCCCACTCTGTGACATTTTGGCTGAAGGCCATCTGTGCCCAGTTTCCAAAGGCCTAGACTCTCCATCTCGAGCCTGCTGCCCCTCTTCCCAGAGGTCCTCTCAGATTCACGTGTGTCCAGTGTCCCGATCTCCTGCACCAGGGTTTGTACTAGACCGTCTAGGGTAGGACTCTTGATACCAGGCCATCCGACAGCCCAGGTGGCCATTCAGGTGGGGGATGCCAACATCAGCCTCACAGGGAAATGCATCCTTATGATAAAggctctcattttctcttttggagGTGAGGTAGAAGATACTGGGGACGTATTCACTGGTGACTATAACATTCAAGATGTGTCATGTGCAAGGTTCTCACGCAACACACACTTCCCTCTTACGAGGGCCCCATTGTCCTCCAGAGTCTTGTCGGCAGATACAGCATGGTATCAGAGAAAGTCAGCCCTCCCATCTGTTGTACATGTCCAGAAGGGTGTCCTGCCTGCTAGCTCTGccttcttccttccatccttgaGCCTCTGTGCCCAGGCTGAGTCTGGTCGGCAGGTGCCTCTGGGCCCCTCCACCCTCCAGGCCTCAGCACAACTTTCTCCTCAGTgtttctggaggccaagaatgcCCATTCGGTTCTGAAACGCTTCCCTCGTGCCAATGAGTTCCTGGAGGAGCTGCGCCAGGGCACCATCGAGCGGGAGTGCATGGAAGAGGTCTGCAGCTACGAGGAGGTCAAGGAGGTTTTCGAGGACAAGGAGAAAACGGCACGTACTGCCCTGGGGCTGGGTGCTGGGAGGACAGCTAGCCTCGGGAATAAGCCACACCTGCCCTGAGATCTCAGATGGATCAGAAGCAATGAAGGGAAGCCATCTGAGTCCAGGGCAGGGCCACTGGGGCCCTATAAGAACAGCTCACCTGTCCTTAGAGCCCCGTCCGCCAGACTCATGGCCATGTTGTCCTCAGTCCTCAGGGCATTCCACGGCTTTGTCAGTAGCTCTCAGAGGCCAGTCAGGGTGGGGGCAGGCGCAGACCCTATGGAACTTGATTCCTACCTGCCGAAGTCAGAAGTGCTTACATGTGAGTGTCAGCTGCCCTTTGTCCTTCTTTTGCAGATGGAGTTCTGGAAGGGGTACCCGAATGCGGTCTACTCAGTCCGAGACCCTGCACAGAGCTCAGATGCCATGTACGTGGTGGTGCCCCTTCTGGGGGTGGCGTTGCTGATCGTCATCGCCTTGTTCATCATCTGGAGGTGCCAGCTGCAGAAAGCCACCCGTCATCACCCCTCATATGCTCAGAACCGGTACCTAGCGAGTCGCGCAGGGCACAGCCTTCCCCGGGTCATGGTGTACCGGGGCACGGTGCACAGCCAGGGAGAGGCCTCTGGGCATCGGGAGACAGGGAGCCACCCACAGGTGGTGCTGGGGCCCAGTCGGGGGGGCAGAACCACCGTCCGGCTCGAGAGCACCCTCTACCTTCCCGAGCTGTCTCTCTCCAGACTGTCCAgcgccacccctcccccatcctatGAGGAGGTGACAGCTCCCCAGGAGAGCAGCAGCGAGGAGGCAAGCGTGTCTTACAGTGACCCACCCCCGAAGTATGAGGAGATCGTGGCGGCCAACCCTGGCTCAGACAAGTAGTGGGACGCGTGTCCTGTCCCATGTAAATGCCTCATTCAGGGGcctcctttttgctttttaactttttaaagactgTGCCACCACAAAACAGCCTTAGCCTCCTCGTTGCCAAATAATTTCCTTACCGTGGATCTGTAGGAAGTCAGTTGTCAGAGACAGGTGGAGGCGGGTAGGGATCATGCATGCATGGAAACCCCCTGGCGAGAGCCGTGGGCCAGAGAGCCCAGCTCTTCCAGAAGCTCCCACACCCCTGCCATCTGGCCCTCCTATCAGGGACTGGCTTCTCTTATGCCAAAGGAATCACCCCATGCAGTTGACTGTGGCCCCAGGCTCGAGCCCTGGGACCCCGCAGCTGGCCGGAGACCTGTTTGTCTGAAGCCTCACCACAGAGTTGAGGGAGAGAAGCCAGCCCTCAGTGCCCTTTTCCCTCACTAGCCCTGTGCTCTCTGTCCTCACTCACATTGGACAAGGAAAAAgacagaacaaaaacaacagtaatAACATAATGAACACAATACAACAAAATGATACCACCTGGGCCACTGATAGGGGTTCAAGGGAGATCATTCACACAGATGGGTGACACCCCCCCATACCCACCCCACACTCCCAACCAGGTTCAAAGGAATGTCTGGAGCCACCTGAGAGGAGGACAGGCCATGTGAAGGATGAGGGCCAGGAGCTGGCTGGCCAAGCTACCCCCTCCACACTGGGGACGTGGTCATTTGGAGGGGAGCTCTGGTCCTACTGTGCTTGGCCTCCCTCAGACCTTGGCTCTCCAGGCTCTCTTTCAGCTGGGCTAAAAGCCACTACCCATTGGCCTGAGCCATATCATGGCCTCGGGAAAACAGATAAGGCTAACCCTGCCTGTGGAGCCCGTGGCCTTTGAATGGTTGGGCCACAGGCTGCTGGTAGAAGGCTGAAGTTTTCTCCTTGTGAGGTTAGCCCGTAGGATGATTAAACCCATGAACTTGGTTTCCTCAGCATTGTGCTCTCTGACCTTCAACTTTTAGGCAACTGCCCTTTTTTGTGAGTAGGTGTGTTGAGATGACCTTGAATTTCAGACGGCTGATTTCTTCTTAATGATGGTGCCCACTTGGGGAGAAGACCTGAAAGTGTCCCTTTTTAGAAATTTCTTTGTGGGGGAGATGGGGAAGCCCATGACCTGGGTTTGAGGGCCTGTCTGGGATATGCTCTCTCATTGCCAGGTGGTGGTCCGTTTTTAGCAACCCCTTTCTGTGGCCCAGGAACTGTCCACCTCTCCATTTCAATGAGGCTTTGGACAGCAGTGGGGCAGAGGTGACCCGCCCTTTAAGTGTCAGTGACATGCAAAAGACACTGTCAACactgcctccccacccctccatctTCATCCTCCTGGCCTCAGCACCAAACCGTTTTTCCTCTGTGGTGCTTTAAAAAATGTAGCAAATTTTTGTGGGGCCCAAAAGAGTGCACAGCCAGGGTCTATTGGCAACCACAGCAGTTTAAAACCCACTGAGAAGATAAGCTTCTCTCTGTCTAAACAGCTCTCCAAGGCAGGCCTTGTGCCTCATTCTTTGAATGTGGCCCTGCCTAGAGGCCACAGACAACTTCTGGAGGCCCCTCCGGTCCTGGGCACTCACCCAGAAACATGCTTCAAGCAAGGAGGCTTGTGTTCTTACCCCAGCGAGGCCGCCAGCTTGGCCAACTCAACCCTGTGGCCCGGGTTTTCCATCCTTCCCCTACCTCACAGGCCTGCTGGAGGGTGATTGAGCTAATGCCTGTGTAGTGCTTGAGACACCAGGAAGCCCAGTGCAGTTTGCCCTTAGGAAGATTCTTCTAGAAATATGTAGATCACGAGGCACCCGTTTTAGCAGAGGTCTTCGGAGGGCTGTGAAGTCAAGTCTCAACCTGAGGAGTCAGTCTCCTGCCAGTTGGACcgttccttccttctctctccccacccatTCCACCCCGAGAGCTCCCTGATGCCAGAGGTGCTGACCAGGTGGCATCccacctttccttcctccctcttttcctccttctggGTCTCCAGCACCGCACCCCTGCCCTTCCTTCCAAAGGCATTTTGGGTGTCCACTGCCCCTGCTTTGTCCATGAGGGATGCTGGGACCCATCCTCTTCAGCCATGTTGGAGGACCCGGGGCACCCTGAGGATCCGGGGCCTGTCCCTGCCGTCCCCGTGTTTTCTCGGGGCCCGTGCCTGTGTGTAAGCCAGAAGCATGGGAGAGGACACTTAGCCCTCTGTGTCTCCTCCCCACTGGGCAGAGAGCCAGGAGTGGGCCCCACAGACCCGAGCCAGAGGGAGGACGCTGGGGAGTGCCTGCTCCCATTGGCCCCTGTCAAGCCCTTTCCTGCCAAGCTGCTCACTGTTTGCAGCCAGTTTGAGGTGGGAGCCGGAGGGATGCCcgggagcccagcctggggcgGAGACCAGCCTGTGTCCTGCGGGTGCCAGCTCTCCTGTTCTGGGGCTTCACAGCATTCTTCCACATGGGGTTCCGTGGTCCCCGGGACGTTTCTCACAGTTTATCTTAGACAAAAAGGCTGTACAGTACACCATGGTCATAACTCCCTTGCGGTGCACATTTGGCTTTAAGAACGCCCTGTACATATCTTTTCCAACTCTGTCTTTGTATGGATGTCGATTTGATACAATGTTCAATCTGCGATAGCcacatttttgttgcttttggacttcgggtgtgtgtgtgtgtgtgtgtgtgtgtgtgtacacgtgtgcacGTTGCCTTTTCTCACATGCTTATCTGAAACAATAGCCGGCGTGTGGCTATATTTGTACCAGGAGGGTTCCGGTCTGAGGGGAGGAATGTCACCTCCCAGGGCTAGGCAGCCTGAGGACaggaccctgagtcaggaaaGCTGAGATGAGCTGCTGGAGCAAGCCCTCCAGAGTTGCCACCTTCTGCCCTCCTTCACTAAAGCTTTTGGAAGAGGATGAAGCAGCTCTATCCTGTGGGCCTCCCTCCTATGAGACCCCCGACTCACACACTCTTTTGGAGCAGTGCCCCCAACCTCCGGCTCCTGTTCTGTGGGTGTCAACAATGGAAGGAAATCTGAGCACGCCTGGGccttttaggtttttctttttctttttggtggaaAGATGTGTGACTGTTGATTTTGGGGTATGGCGGGCTGGTTATttagatatttttcatttaaaaacaaaaaggcttTAACAAATTCCATGGAATGTGACTTTCACGTGTTTTCaaccaaaatttttttaagactttttgaaGCGAGCATCACTATCTTGTCCCTCCCCTGCTACTCCCCATCACCTGgggtttttcaaaatgaaagcacAAGCGGAAGTGTGTGCGGCCCCAGGACAGCTGCCTTGTGCCCTGGCTGACGGACATGCGACACTGTGCCGTCTtacccagaggccaggggcctCCTCTTCAACTTGCGAATCCCACTGCCGTTAGTGTGAATTCCTTTGGGTGCTTCGGAGAATAGGAACCTGCCCAATCTGTTGGACTGTGTCTTTCTGCTAGCCTGAAGATGACCAATCTGGGATACAAAAGCATCTTTCTGCTAAGGAGTTGGAGCCAGATGGCTCCTCTCTGGCTGGGGGTTGATCTTTTCACAACCAAATGGCATCACACAAGAACTAAGAACAACACTGCCTCTAGATTGTTCCTTTGtccaagagagggagagagagagagattactaAGAGACATTCTCTTACTCACCTATGCTCTGTCTTTCTaggagtgtgcatgtgtgtgttatgtgtcaTGTGTGTGCCCTCACATTCAAGGCCAAGATGGGAGAGCTGGGTAGCCAAGCTGCTGTCTAGGCTGCTTGTCAGCATGACAAGGAATGCAGCTCCATCTCAGGATTGCACCAATTCTGAAACAAGCACATCCTCCCCACTGAACTCTAGTCATACTAATCAGTATAATTAGCTAATTTAAAAGTACTGTAATCAAACTGCCTGCAACTGTGGTAAAAGCCCAT from Cervus elaphus chromosome X, mCerEla1.1, whole genome shotgun sequence encodes the following:
- the PRRG3 gene encoding transmembrane gamma-carboxyglutamic acid protein 3, with translation MAVFLEAKNAHSVLKRFPRANEFLEELRQGTIERECMEEVCSYEEVKEVFEDKEKTMEFWKGYPNAVYSVRDPAQSSDAMYVVVPLLGVALLIVIALFIIWRCQLQKATRHHPSYAQNRYLASRAGHSLPRVMVYRGTVHSQGEASGHRETGSHPQVVLGPSRGGRTTVRLESTLYLPELSLSRLSSATPPPSYEEVTAPQESSSEEASVSYSDPPPKYEEIVAANPGSDK